Proteins from a genomic interval of Equus quagga isolate Etosha38 chromosome 11, UCLA_HA_Equagga_1.0, whole genome shotgun sequence:
- the LOC124247857 gene encoding olfactory receptor 1A1-like, whose protein sequence is MREDNQSSNMDFILLGVTGQQEQEDFFFILFLFTYPITLIGNLLIILAIRSDIRLHNPMYFLLANLSFVDICFSSVTLPKMLTNHLLDTKAISFEGCLTQMYFMIGMANIDSYILAAMAYDRAVAISRPLHYTTIMSPLFCVLLVVGSWVVGNANALPHTLLTAQLSFCGNQRVVNFYCDMASLFKLSCSEISFNVKMMYLGVGVFSLPLLCIIISYVRVFSTVLRVPSTKGVFKAFSTCGSHLTVVSLYYGTVMGMYFRPLTSYSLKDAVITVMYIAVTPMLNPFIYSLRNQDMKAALGKLFSKRISS, encoded by the coding sequence ATGAGAGAAGACAACCAGTCCTCTAACATGGATTTCATCCTCCTAGGAGTTACTGGTCAACAGGAACAGGAAGatttcttcttcatccttttcCTGTTCACTTACCCCATCACATTGATTGGTAATCTGCTCATCATCTTGGCCATTCGCTCTGACATTCGCCTTCACAACCCCATGTATTTTCTCCTTGCCAACCTCTCCTTTGTTGACATCTGCTTCTCCTCTGTAACACTCCCTAAGATGCTTACCAACCATCTCTTGGACACCAAAGCCATCTCCTTTGAAGGATGCCTAACACAGATGTATTTTATGATTGGCATGGCTAACATAGATAGCTATATCTTGGCAGCAATGGCATATGATCGTGCTGTGGCCATCAGCCGCCCACTTCATTACACAACAATTATGAGCCCACTGTTCTGTGTCCTACTAGTTGTTGGGTCCTGGGTGGTTGGAAATGCCAATGCTCTCCCACACACTCTACTCACAGCTCAACTGTCCTTCTGTGGAAACCAGAGAGTGGTCAACTTCTATTGCGACATGGCCTCTTTGTTCAAGCTGTCCTGTTCCGAGATCAGCTTCAATGTGAAGATGATGTACCTAGGGGTTGGGGTTTTCTCCTTGCCATTACTATGCATCATCATCTCCTATGTTCGAGTCTTTTCCACTGTCTTACGGGTTCCATCCACCAAAGGTGTGTTCAAAGCCTTCTCTACCTGTGGTTCCCACCTCACAGTTGTTTCTTTGTATTATGGGACAGTCATGGGCATGTATTTCCGCCCTCTGACTAGTTACAGCCTAAAGGATGCTGTGATAACTGTGATGTACATCGCAGTGACCCCAATGTTAAATCCTTTCATCTATAGTCTGAGAAACCAGGACATGAAGGCTGCCCTGGGGAAGCTCTTCAGCAAGAGAATCTCCTCATAA